AAGGGCGCGGCAAACCGCCGATCGAGTGGAAAGCTCCGGTTTATCATACCCTTCATCACATACTGACAAACCCCGTCTACGCTGGCTCGTACGCCTACGGCCGGCGTGGGACACGGGTGATGATCAAGGATGGGCGCAAACGGGTCATCCGTGATACGTTGCGGCGTAATTCGAAGGACTGGGAAGTTTTGATCCACGACCATCATGAAGGCTATATTAGCTGGGCCGAGTTTGAAAGGAATCAGCATCTGATCGCCGAGAATGCGAATGGAAAAAGCTACATAGGGCGGGGTTCGATAAGGCGTGGCGAAGCTTTGTTGCCTGGACTATTTCGTTGCGGTCGCTGCGGTCGTCGACTGCATATTCAATATTCTGGGAAAGGCGGCAACACGCAGCGATACGTTTGTCGCGGCACATTCGGCGACATGGCGGCTGCAAACTGCATCGGGTTCGGTGGCATGCGCGTCGATCGGGCCGTCGCGCAGGAAGTTCTCGAACGACTGCAACCCCTCGGGATCGAGGCGGCGTTGCAGGCAATGGAGGCGCACACGCAGCGTCATAGCGATAAGCGTCAGCAACTCGAGAACTCAATCAAGCAAGCACAATATGAGGCTGCTCGAGCGCGGCGCCAGTATGACGCTGTCGATCCCGACAATCGGTTGGTCGCGGGCGAGTTGGAAAGACGCTGGAATGAGAAACTGATCCAATTGCGTGACCTGGAGATCGAGCTTGAGACGCTCTCGACCGACCGCGACATGCCCGCGCTATCGGCAGATGACCGTGCAAGACTGATGAAGCTCGGCAGGGACCTGGGGCAGGCATGGGACAGCCCCAGCGTATCCATTGAGACGCGCAAAAAGATCATTCGGCTACTAATCACGGAAATTGTCGTCGATATCGTCGACGACACATTGGCGATCATCATTCATTGGCAAGGTGGAGATCATACCCGGATGACAGTGAAGAAGAACAAGATCGGCCAGACCCGGTGGGCAGTTAAGGCTGATGTTGTCGATCTCGTGCGCGCCTTGGCAAGGCAGTTACCTGATTTGTCAATCGCAGCGATCCTGAACCGCTCCGGCAAGCGGACTGGACATGGCGCCAGCTGGACACGAAGCCACGTCTGCAGTCTTCGCAACATCCACGGCATCCCCGTCTATCGGGAAGGCGAACGGGCTGAACGCGGCGAGAGAACCCTCGACGAGACCGCCGACATTCTGAAGGTAAGTCGAGCTACGGCTTATCGGATGGTAAGCAGCGGCGTCCTTCCCGCTCGACAGCTATGTGCTGGAGCGCCTTGGATCATTCAACTTTCCGACCTTCAAGACGACACTGTTCGCCGCGAAGCAGATGCCAGGCGATCAAGACGTCCGATATCTCAGGATCCGGTTCAAAATCCCCTTTTATTTTAAGGACATCGTCAGATGAGCAGTATGTCGCGCCAACGTCGTGCCCGGCGAAGAGTGCGTTCTTGCGGCTGAGAGCTATAGGCCGGATGGTCCGCTCGACGGAGTTGTTATCAATCTCGATACGACCGTCGGCGAGGAAGAGACAGAGGCCGTCCCAGTATTTGGCGATATAGGCCAGAGCTTCGCCGAGCGGCGACTTGCCAGCAACACGGGCACGATGATGCGTGAGCCAGGTCCGCATGTCGGCGGCCAATGGCGCTGACCGCGCCTGCCTTCCGGCCAAGCGGGCGTCGGCGTCGAGACCGCGCAGCTCTGCCTCGATGCGATAGAGTTCGCCGATCCGCTTTACGCCATCCTCTGCAATCGGTGTCGATCCCGTGCGAGTGATCTCGACCAGCTTGCGCCTCGCATGCGCCCAACAATAGGCAAGTTGGATGTTCGGGCCAACTCGATCCGGTGCGATCAGCCGATTATATCCGGCGTATCCATCGACCTGAAGGGTGCCCGTGAATCCTTGCAATATCCGCTCTGCATGTAGTCCGCCGCGACCGGGTGCGTAGGTGAAGGCCACACCGGGCGGCGCACCGCCGCGCCATGGTCGGTCATCACGGGCCAGCGCCCAGAAGTAGCCAGTTTTGGTTTTGCGGGAACCAGGATCGAGGACTGGCGCACGGGTCTCGTCCATGAACAGCTTGGTGGATCGCTTCAAGTCGGTGATCAGAGCGTCGAAGACCGGGCGAAGTTCGAATGCAGCCCTGCCGACCCAGTCGGCGAGCGTGGAGCGGTCGAGATCAACGCCCTGGCGGCTCATGATCTGAGCCTGTCGGTAAAGCGGCAGGTGATCGGCATATTTTGAGACCAGCACATGGGCGACGGTCGCTTCTGTCGGTAATCCAGCCTGGATCAATCGCGCGGGAGCTGGAACCTGGGCAACGCCGTCGGTGCAAGCACGGCAAGCATATTTGGGACGACGCGTGACGATGACGCGGAATTGCGCTGGGATAACATCCAGTCGCTCGGAGGCGTCTTCACCAATGCAATGCATGCTTCTGCCGCAACCGCAGATCAGGCTTTCCGGCTTGATGATCTCCTCAACACGAGGAAGATGAGCGGGCAGAGAGCCGCGATTGGCGACACGGGGTTTAGGCTGTGGCTTCCCAGAGGGGCTATCGGCTTCGTCTTGGGCATGGATAGCCGCTATGGCCGTTTCCAGGTCCTCCAATGCGAGATCGAATTGCTCGGGATCGGCCTTCTCGGACTTACGACCGAAGGCGGCCTGCTTGAAAGCGGCGACCAGCTTCTCAAGCCGTTCGATCCGATGATCCTTGCGGACCTCACGCGCTTGCGCCGCGATCAGCATCGCCTTCAGCTCAGCAATGTCGTCCGGAAGATTGACGGCGTCCAACATGATGAAAGTCTATCAAAACCAACGTCGCTTCGCCGTCGGAATTTACTGCCCGAGTCATCGTGCCGCATCTATTCGATGGCGTCTGGCGGTCTCGCCTCCACGGAACGGACACGACGCCAGTCGAGGCCTGCAAACAACGCCTCGAACTGTGCGTGGCCCAATGTCATCAGGCCGTCCCTGACGCCCGGCCAGGTGAAGGTGTGCTCCTCCAACCGCTTGTAGGCCATCACCAGTCCGCTACCATCCCAGTAGATCAGCTTCAGCCGGTCTGCTTTCCGTGACCGGAATACGAAAACCGTCCCTGTGAACGGGTCCTTGTGCAGCTCGTTCTTGACCAGGGCCGCCAGTCCATCGTGGCCCTTGCGGAAGTCGACGGGCTTGGTGGCCACCATGATCCGAACCCGGTTCGATGGAAAGATCATGCCGGAGCCGCGCAGGCACGCGCGACAGCGGCGATCCGGGCAGCAGATGCGCCTTCTTCAAGGCGGACCGTAACGGGCCCCAAGACGATCTCAGGGCGACCAACCAATGTAGGTGGCAATTCCGAAACTGGCGGATCGACGATAACCGCCGCGAACTCTATCGCATCCTCCGGTGCTGGAAGGATCAGCTTGCCCTGCCGTGCCATCGTCCGCCAGGTGGAGAGGCTGTTTGCTCGCAATCCGTAGCGCTGTGCAACTTCAATAACTTTTGTGCCAGGCCTCAGACTCTCCGAAACGATCTTCGCCTTGACCTCATCAGGCCAATGTCGGTGAACCTCACGTACAGGGTCCCTGGTTGTGAGAAACTCCACTGTAGTCTCCATGGAGAAGCTCCCGTTCTTCATCGATGGAATGTCGATCACAGATCAGGAGGTTGCGAGCAATGTGGGGGCAGAACACCGGTTACGGATAACCGATCATAATGAGAACTGAACTAGCCCCCGAAAGGTCCGGACATGCTCCCCACTTAGTTAGGTGGGTAGGAGTAATGTTGGTAATATGACTAGTAGCAATTTTAAGATGGAAGTCCTCTCCGGGCCGGAACGTCGGCGGCGCTGGAGCACGGCAGAGAAGCTAGCGATCATCCACGAGACTATGAGGCGGACGCGACGGTGAGCATCGTCGCGCGTCGGCACGGCATTCAGCCGAACCAGTTGTTTGCGTCAGGCCAATGGCGGTGAAACCCACGCCCAGACTTCCTGGCTGTGAGAACCTCCAATGTAGTCTCCATAGAGAAACTTCCTTTGCTCGTCCATGAACGCCGATCACAGATCAGGACGGACAGCACAATGTGGGAGTGGCACAGCGCTTACGATAGGGCGCCCGACATTACAAAGGTCAGCGGTTGGCAACCAACGCATTTCCCACCAACTTCAATCAAATTTCCCGTGGATGTCCCACCAACCATGGTTGGGATCTTTGCCGCCTTCACGAATAAAACCTGTGTAGTAATTGAAGGCGGCGTATTCATCCATCCAATCCCCCGCCAGATCCTCGCCAAACGGTCCTGAACAGGCATTCCCGTATGGCTCGCCGGTCAGAGGGTTTATGTCGGATTGCAGAGCTTCCTGATTGGAGAATTTGAACTTCCGAACGCCAGCCTCGTAGAGTGCCACCATGCTGACGAGGCCACACTCTTCGGAGGAGATATATCTTGGCCGGTCTGGAAGTGTGGCGAGGGTTCTAATGACCTTCACATCGAAGCTTTCGATGTCGATCTTCAGAAAATATGGGATACCATGCTTGTCGACCAATTCACGAAGCGTGATGCATTCGATCGGAATCTCCTTAAAGGTGCCTCCAACTTTGCTTCCTCGTTGCCCGAGACTCGGGTGGAAGGAACTCCACTCAGGTTCGTATTCGTTCATGTAGAAGGTGAACTGCCCAACATGATCCGAAATACCGACGTTTTCGATTACCAGTTGGCCAGTTTCCAATTCCGCCGCAAAATTGGTCTCCACGAGGCCGACCATTATAGGGCTGGCTTCAAGCGCAACGACGTTGTAACCTTGCCGAAGATAGTTTCGAGTATCTTTGCCAATGTGCATGCCTATGTCGAAGACGAGTTTCTCGCTGTATGCCACTGATATGCTCCCAACACAATTTACGAGGGAGGTTCTATCGAGGCGAACTCTCGTCATCAAGTGAATATTTAGTCACCATTTAGGGCGTTCTGATACGGAGAATGCCGATATGGAAAAGCGAGACGATAGCTATCCTAGTTTGGCGGGAAGAAGATTGTAAGCGGGCGAAGACGATCGTCAAACCTCCAACATTCTTCGCCTAGCCACTCTTTCCAAGAGTAGGCCGCAAAGAAGAGAAATCATTCCAAAACCGACCAGATATTCTTTATCTACGAGCCTATCGCTGTAGGTTTCAAAATAGGCGGTTCGCATCCACTCGACAGATTGTACCAACGGATTGTACGACATCGGTATCGCTATAGGGTCTGGAAATGCCGACGTGACGAAGAGAGCGCCCGATGAAAGATAGAAGACCAAGCCCAATAGGGCGAAAGCGGTCGCAAAAATAGGAAGGAACATAGTAATAACGCCAGCGAGAGTGCCTACGCCGACCGCAAGTAAGATTGTCGCCAGATAGGCCAATACCGCCTGCGGCGGATCGATTGGATAGGGGGCTACGCGCAGAGCGATAAAGATTCCGGCCATCATTGCAAGTGTAATGCACCCAGCCAGCACCTCAAGAATTGCTCTTGCGAACAAAACATCTGTGATCTTTACCACTGGAAAAGATAGCATCGGCTGGTTCATGAGCAATGACAATGACATGAACCGCGAGACGTAGATGAACGTCAAAACCGGCAACACTCCGGTTGCGAAGAACAGCATTGGGTTATCGCCATAGGGTGCGGATCTGCCGGCGATCGTGTTCAAGATCATGATGACCAGCATATGAACAAGAGGCCACAGCGACTGCACCAAGAAACCGGCGCCGTGATTGAAGAATCTCGCCCTCATATCTCGAAGCATTACCGCATTCATAACATTTATCTTTTGTTGGAACGCAAGACGCATTGGGCTGCGCTTAGTCGGGGGGCGGGCGGGCATCTTATACTCCAAAGTTGATACGTTGATGCGCGGCAGAATATGCCGTGCTTTTGCTCATTATCAATCCTCTAATACCAGTCGGCGTTGGTCAGAACCGATGTGCCCAGTCCCACATTCCGATTGACATGATCTTCCAGGGTTGGTCGACGAGCTTGTTCCAAGCAGTTCAGCAACGATCGACGATGTCGTCGTAGGATGTGAAGACCCGGTTTGAAAACCAGTTACCCATCGAGGCCGGCCTCCTGGATCGATACGATCCGAAAGCTCTGGATTCATCGAGTTCTCGAGCGCGAAAGAATCGAGAGCTACATTGTTGATCCAGCCTCCATCGCGACATCACGCCGCCGCGGGCACTGTGCTGACTGCTGATCGCCCGATTGGCTGTCTATATCGCTATCATCGAGGCGATACGCACTTCGCCATGAGGCTCTTTGCAGCCCACCATGATCGCAGGATCCTTAAATAGGTTGATATTCTAAGCCCGAGTTGAGAAACCGTCTTAACAGCGTCGTCCCTGCCGCTCATCCGTTTGGTCGGTCCACCATCAATTAGCAATATCGCCGATGTGTCGGCGTGGCTTTTATACAGCTGCACATTTTTCTTGAAAGTGGTGGATTGCGATATCTGGCGACTTTGGGTTAAGTAGAGCCGCCGTTGAAAAATTGAACGCAAAGCGTGTTTTTTGCTCAGCGGATCGACGTGGATACTCGATGTCGGAAATTTTAGCAGGTCAGCTAGCAACGTCAGCCGGTTGAAGGCTGGATCAAATTGTTACCTGAATGGCGAAATACCGAAGTATTCTGGCCGAGGCAAGTTTGAGAAGAATTGAGCATAGTAATATGTCTATGACGATATTTGAAGATAAGAATATCAGAGCTATAGAGCAAATTGTCGGCGGTCTGATAAAATCATTCTCATCAGAGAGACTAGTAGTATTTTGCGATCATATCAATAGTTCTGCTTTCCCCAATTTTTCTATTCCAACGACCTTTGCAGTTGAGCCGGATCTTGGTGATGAAGTTGAGCTTTCTAGAGGAGATAATGGCTCCACCCTGGTGGTTCAGATCGCTGGTAATGCACCTGTCGGCAGAAAAGTCACACCAAAATGGATGTGGGATTTTTATGAGGGCGGTGCGACGATCCTGAGGCTAGGATCGGCGAAGGAAAACATTTCCAACCCATTCTTGCGGCAAGAGGCGCTGGCTGCGTTCGATCGTGATGTGTCGCTTCCCCCAATTACGTCCGGGCTGATGGTCCCTCCTATCTATAGCGTCGATGGAATTCTGGCAGGACTGTACAATAAGCGGATAACAGACGCCTCGAAGAAGTCGGTGAACACTAAGAGCGGGCGGCGCCCAATCGCGATTTTAGCTGTTTACAACGAACGAGACGTTATTGAGGAAGCCCTTAGGGATCTGTTAGATCAAGAATGCGATGTCATTGTCCTCGACAACTGGTCGAGCGACGGATCTTACGAAATTGTTGAGGGACTCCAGGCTAAGTTTCCTCATCGGTTACTAAAGGTTCAACGCTTTCCAGCCAAACCGACGTCAAAGACGTCACTTACAGATTTGATCGCAGCAAAAGAAGAGCTCGCAGCGGGGTTCCAGGGCCGGTGGATAATCAACGCAGATGCGGACGAGTTTCGTCGCAGTCCATTTGAAGGACTGAATCTTGCACAGGCGTTAGACTGCGCCGAGCGCTACGGTGCGAATAGAATCAATTTTACTGTCCTCAATTTTCGTCCTGTCGAAGACGGTACGCCACCCGTTGGCGAATATAGGACCCATTTCCGTTATTTCGAGCTGCCAGATCATCCAAGTTACTTCGTACAAGGTAGAGCATGGCTGCAACCAAAGAAAAGGATAAGCCTTGCAAAGAGTGCTGGGCATATCGCCGAGTTTGAAGGCGCAGTAGACTTCCCGTTAAATTTTTGGATGAAGCACATACCGATCCGGTCACAGATTCACGCTGCAAAGAAGATTTCTGGCGAGCGAGCTAAGCGGTGGTCGGACGAAGAGCTTACGAAGGGTTGGCACACCCACTACGCGGAGGAGCGCAACCAAAGCTATATTTGGCGGTCAGAAACGCTTCACAATTTCGACTCGTCAACCTTCAAGCTCGATTTCGGCGTCACGCTGTCGACAGCGCTCGCGTTATATTATTCTCCAATTCGGAATGGTTATCGCAGTGAGATGCGGCGATGGATGGACTATACAGAAATCGAAAGTTTATCGAGGGAAGTTGCCGATCTTAGCCATAGACAATCGATTTTGCGTGATTGGATCAAATCATTGGATTTGGGCAGCGAGCGCGAAGTTCTTGATGGCTATCGATCATCCTCAGAAGACTATTCACTGAAAGCGCAACTGAATAATGTGCTTCGAGAGATGATCGAGCGGTTGCCGGACAAAAAGCGCTGGCCGTGGATTGGTCGTAAGGCCTATCATACGCAGTTGCTATCGCGGACGTTTTTCCGCAACGGATGGTATGTGGCGCGGTACCCTGATGTTGCGATATCCGGGATGAGCCCTGCCGCTCACTATCTTGCGTACGGAGCTCAGGAAGGTCGAGACCCAACATGCTATTTCAATACCTTAAAATATCTATCGGATTATCCGGACGTGGCCGCTTCAGGAATGAACCCGCTTTTGCATTTCGTGCTTTACGGGGCACGTGAAGGGCGGTCTGGAGTTCATAAACTAATATGACACAACACATCGTGACTAGTTCAATTCGAGCGAGCGTTGCCGCAGTTCCCAAAGTCTCCATTGTTGTTCCGATATTCAAGACAGAAAAATATTTGGATAGATGTCTGACGTCGATCTTACATCAGTCGTTCTCCGACTTTGAAGTTCTCTGCATTGATGACAAAAGCCCGGATGAAAGCTGGAAAATCGTTGAGGATTTCGCGAGGCGCGACGCTCGTGTGAGGCTTATCCGGCACGAGCAAAATCTTGGTCTTGGAGGCGCACGAAACACTGGCATACGGGCGGCCAAAGCTCCATATGTTATGGGTGTAGATAGCGATGACTATATCCACCCGAAGATGGTCGAGGATCTATACGCGTGCGCGGTCAAAACCGGCGCCGACGTCGTAGAATGCGGATATGCTGAGGTCGATGAGCAGGGCGCTGAACTGAGCATTTATGCTCCTAGGCGAGATCCAATGGAGATCCGCGACACCAGCAATATTTTCTCCATCACGCGCTTCGCCTTTTGGAACAAACTATACCGTCGCGGGCTATTCTGGGATGAAAACGTCTGGTTTCCGAACAAGCTCTATTATGAGGACTTGGCGACCGTACCGAGAATATTAGCCAGGTCATCTTTGATCGCGTATGTTGGTGATGTTCGCTATCATTATGTCCAAAGGTCTGGATCGATCACCAATTTGATCAACGAGAAAAGCATCCTTGACTATATTAAGATCCTCGACATCCTCCTGCAGGATTTAAATGAAACCGGCAAGATTGAACTGCAGAGGCAACACTTCCGTGAAACAATCAAAATAAATTTCGATTTCATAAAGCGCAAGATCGTACAGTCCGATGACTTGTACAAAATGAATCTGTTGCGATATGCCAGCTTTATGGAGAAGGCATATCTGGATTTTGGCGAGTCCGATAATTCAATTCTGGTTGGCATTGAACAGCGTATTGCAGCATTACCGGAATGCGATCAAGCCCCAGGGGAAGCAATAGCAAGGGTACAGACATCGTCTCCTGAGCGTCATGCTGACATCGCAATCATTTCTATGTATGGGCCGGAAGAGACCATTACCAGGCTCAAGATTGGAGCCTTCAAGCGCCATCTTGCCGGTCGGATGAGCTTTGCAGCCTTTGAGGGACCGGACACCAAAGCGGACTGCATCCTCTTGAATCATCTGGACTCGCTTGAGGGTCGCGAAGGAGAAGTTCTCGCCTTCAAAAAGAAAAATCTAGCGGTTCCTATCATTGCCCTCATATCGGATTTTTATCCGCGCGTTCCTATCCAGATGCGGAAGTTTTATAAGATTGTTAATGTGTTCGTGGTTCCGACGGTCGAGATGCGCGACGTAATGGCGTGCTTCACTCAGACCGATGTCGTCGTCATGGCGGACCCAATCGATTTCTGCTTTGACCGCTCGTTCGTTAAGAAGCACGTAGCAAAGAAGCCGTTGGACGTGATGTGGTTCGGCTTCAGGGAATCTTTCGAAAAATCAATGCGTGAGTACTCACCATTGCTCGAACACTACCATTCTATCAGGCGTATCCGTTACCACATAATCACAAACACTGCCGATTTTTCAGGACCAAGCGACGCCATTCTCCATGAGTATCGGGCCGAGTCGTTCTCCAAAATGTTGCCTATGTTCGACGTGTGTGTGCTAAGCCATACACCAAACGATTTTCAGATCTCGACCTATATCAAATCGGAAAATAAGGCAGTTTTAGCAATCAACCGCGGCGTTCCAGTAGTCGCCAGCAAAACGCCTTCTTACTCGCGATTGCTCGGATCTCTTAATCTCTCCAACTATCTATATACTACGCGAGATGAGCTTGAGGCGGCACTTTTCGAACTCGAGTGTCCAGTTCGCCGTAATGAATACTTATCGCAAAGTCAGAAAGCGGTGCTACAGGAATTCTCCCCACAATCGGTTGCAGAGGAATGGTCCAAATTGGTTGCTCGATATCGTCCCCCAAATCGTTAGCCTATGGTCTTCCACAAATTGACTAAGGAACAGGTGCGGCCTGCCAACTGTGGGCCGCTTTCCTATTGCGAAGGTTGCTGTTGAGTCCATCGCTTGAAATTATCCAGATATATGTCGCGTTCGGATGGGTTGCCCATCCGCCACCACATATAGTCGACATCGAACGTAAGTTCGAACGGGATAAGATACCCAAAGACGAACCAGTTCA
Above is a window of Rhizobium sp. CCGE531 DNA encoding:
- a CDS encoding recombinase family protein; the protein is MSKITADHLSLSAFVYVRQSTAYQVANNLESQRRQYGLVERARQLGWETVEIVDDDLGRSGGGIARPGFEKLLAAICEGRVGAVVSLEASRLARNGRDWHTLLEFCGLVGTLIVDEEAIYDPRSPNDRLLLGMKGTMSEMELSVFRQRSVEAMRQKARRGELHLTVAVGYVKTDDARVEKDPDRRVQESILLVFRKFAELQTVRQVLLWFRQENVLVPSVNQGRGKPPIEWKAPVYHTLHHILTNPVYAGSYAYGRRGTRVMIKDGRKRVIRDTLRRNSKDWEVLIHDHHEGYISWAEFERNQHLIAENANGKSYIGRGSIRRGEALLPGLFRCGRCGRRLHIQYSGKGGNTQRYVCRGTFGDMAAANCIGFGGMRVDRAVAQEVLERLQPLGIEAALQAMEAHTQRHSDKRQQLENSIKQAQYEAARARRQYDAVDPDNRLVAGELERRWNEKLIQLRDLEIELETLSTDRDMPALSADDRARLMKLGRDLGQAWDSPSVSIETRKKIIRLLITEIVVDIVDDTLAIIIHWQGGDHTRMTVKKNKIGQTRWAVKADVVDLVRALARQLPDLSIAAILNRSGKRTGHGASWTRSHVCSLRNIHGIPVYREGERAERGERTLDETADILKVSRATAYRMVSSGVLPARQLCAGAPWIIQLSDLQDDTVRREADARRSRRPISQDPVQNPLLF
- a CDS encoding IS66 family transposase — encoded protein: MLDAVNLPDDIAELKAMLIAAQAREVRKDHRIERLEKLVAAFKQAAFGRKSEKADPEQFDLALEDLETAIAAIHAQDEADSPSGKPQPKPRVANRGSLPAHLPRVEEIIKPESLICGCGRSMHCIGEDASERLDVIPAQFRVIVTRRPKYACRACTDGVAQVPAPARLIQAGLPTEATVAHVLVSKYADHLPLYRQAQIMSRQGVDLDRSTLADWVGRAAFELRPVFDALITDLKRSTKLFMDETRAPVLDPGSRKTKTGYFWALARDDRPWRGGAPPGVAFTYAPGRGGLHAERILQGFTGTLQVDGYAGYNRLIAPDRVGPNIQLAYCWAHARRKLVEITRTGSTPIAEDGVKRIGELYRIEAELRGLDADARLAGRQARSAPLAADMRTWLTHHRARVAGKSPLGEALAYIAKYWDGLCLFLADGRIEIDNNSVERTIRPIALSRKNALFAGHDVGATYCSSDDVLKIKGDFEPDPEISDVLIAWHLLRGEQCRLEGRKVE
- the tnpB gene encoding IS66 family insertion sequence element accessory protein TnpB (TnpB, as the term is used for proteins encoded by IS66 family insertion elements, is considered an accessory protein, since TnpC, encoded by a neighboring gene, is a DDE family transposase.), producing the protein MIFPSNRVRIMVATKPVDFRKGHDGLAALVKNELHKDPFTGTVFVFRSRKADRLKLIYWDGSGLVMAYKRLEEHTFTWPGVRDGLMTLGHAQFEALFAGLDWRRVRSVEARPPDAIE
- a CDS encoding transposase, with amino-acid sequence METTVEFLTTRDPVREVHRHWPDEVKAKIVSESLRPGTKVIEVAQRYGLRANSLSTWRTMARQGKLILPAPEDAIEFAAVIVDPPVSELPPTLVGRPEIVLGPVTVRLEEGASAARIAAVARACAAPA
- a CDS encoding FkbM family methyltransferase; protein product: MAYSEKLVFDIGMHIGKDTRNYLRQGYNVVALEASPIMVGLVETNFAAELETGQLVIENVGISDHVGQFTFYMNEYEPEWSSFHPSLGQRGSKVGGTFKEIPIECITLRELVDKHGIPYFLKIDIESFDVKVIRTLATLPDRPRYISSEECGLVSMVALYEAGVRKFKFSNQEALQSDINPLTGEPYGNACSGPFGEDLAGDWMDEYAAFNYYTGFIREGGKDPNHGWWDIHGKFD
- a CDS encoding capsular biosynthesis protein, with product MPARPPTKRSPMRLAFQQKINVMNAVMLRDMRARFFNHGAGFLVQSLWPLVHMLVIMILNTIAGRSAPYGDNPMLFFATGVLPVLTFIYVSRFMSLSLLMNQPMLSFPVVKITDVLFARAILEVLAGCITLAMMAGIFIALRVAPYPIDPPQAVLAYLATILLAVGVGTLAGVITMFLPIFATAFALLGLVFYLSSGALFVTSAFPDPIAIPMSYNPLVQSVEWMRTAYFETYSDRLVDKEYLVGFGMISLLCGLLLERVARRRMLEV
- a CDS encoding glycosyltransferase, which gives rise to MSMTIFEDKNIRAIEQIVGGLIKSFSSERLVVFCDHINSSAFPNFSIPTTFAVEPDLGDEVELSRGDNGSTLVVQIAGNAPVGRKVTPKWMWDFYEGGATILRLGSAKENISNPFLRQEALAAFDRDVSLPPITSGLMVPPIYSVDGILAGLYNKRITDASKKSVNTKSGRRPIAILAVYNERDVIEEALRDLLDQECDVIVLDNWSSDGSYEIVEGLQAKFPHRLLKVQRFPAKPTSKTSLTDLIAAKEELAAGFQGRWIINADADEFRRSPFEGLNLAQALDCAERYGANRINFTVLNFRPVEDGTPPVGEYRTHFRYFELPDHPSYFVQGRAWLQPKKRISLAKSAGHIAEFEGAVDFPLNFWMKHIPIRSQIHAAKKISGERAKRWSDEELTKGWHTHYAEERNQSYIWRSETLHNFDSSTFKLDFGVTLSTALALYYSPIRNGYRSEMRRWMDYTEIESLSREVADLSHRQSILRDWIKSLDLGSEREVLDGYRSSSEDYSLKAQLNNVLREMIERLPDKKRWPWIGRKAYHTQLLSRTFFRNGWYVARYPDVAISGMSPAAHYLAYGAQEGRDPTCYFNTLKYLSDYPDVAASGMNPLLHFVLYGAREGRSGVHKLI
- a CDS encoding glycosyltransferase family 2 protein — translated: MTQHIVTSSIRASVAAVPKVSIVVPIFKTEKYLDRCLTSILHQSFSDFEVLCIDDKSPDESWKIVEDFARRDARVRLIRHEQNLGLGGARNTGIRAAKAPYVMGVDSDDYIHPKMVEDLYACAVKTGADVVECGYAEVDEQGAELSIYAPRRDPMEIRDTSNIFSITRFAFWNKLYRRGLFWDENVWFPNKLYYEDLATVPRILARSSLIAYVGDVRYHYVQRSGSITNLINEKSILDYIKILDILLQDLNETGKIELQRQHFRETIKINFDFIKRKIVQSDDLYKMNLLRYASFMEKAYLDFGESDNSILVGIEQRIAALPECDQAPGEAIARVQTSSPERHADIAIISMYGPEETITRLKIGAFKRHLAGRMSFAAFEGPDTKADCILLNHLDSLEGREGEVLAFKKKNLAVPIIALISDFYPRVPIQMRKFYKIVNVFVVPTVEMRDVMACFTQTDVVVMADPIDFCFDRSFVKKHVAKKPLDVMWFGFRESFEKSMREYSPLLEHYHSIRRIRYHIITNTADFSGPSDAILHEYRAESFSKMLPMFDVCVLSHTPNDFQISTYIKSENKAVLAINRGVPVVASKTPSYSRLLGSLNLSNYLYTTRDELEAALFELECPVRRNEYLSQSQKAVLQEFSPQSVAEEWSKLVARYRPPNR